DNA from Doryrhamphus excisus isolate RoL2022-K1 chromosome 19, RoL_Dexc_1.0, whole genome shotgun sequence:
CTCACAAAGGCGCGGGTGAAATCCCCGTCAAGACCATCCCGATGTTATCCGCTTTGTCTGGGCCTAAAAGTAAACCGAGCTGGAGGCAGAAGTACAGTGAGATGAATAAGAACAagcagaaggacaaagaagggCTTCCCAGGTGAGggaatcatcataataataataatttgagcACCTCTGCCATGTACTGTTGGTTCTTTGGCATCATAGCCTTTCAGAGTTTGTTGCAAAGAAGttcagatgaaaaataataatttgcaaCCATATCAAGTGATATCTCAAATTAAAGGCCATGATGCAGGCTATCcaataatactgtatatcatatgtttaataaataatacactcTTGTACGGtgacaaaatgaccaaaataaatgTGTACCTAATCTTAAATTTGCAAATATGCACAAATACATCActttttgtatgttttaaaatgttttttgttgtttggctTCAGGTTTGGAATTGAGTTGCTGAACCCTGAGCACAACCAATCTACAAACATCGCTGATGACCTGCCCCTCTCAGAGGGTTTCCACTGGGAGTCTGTCTCAAGTCCATGCATGCCCCTTCCTCCTGCTATTCCTGCTCCTCTTTCTCCTCGCCAAGACACGCCAGAGAGTGCGCCCAATGCAGACACACAGTTGGAGTCAAGCATACAAGCGTTAACTGTGAAAGTGGAGCGCAAGGAGGAGAATAGTGATGCCAACAAGAGGAAACGCCAACAACCACACGTCAGTTTTTTAAGAATGTAATACCACATTTATGTGAATATAAAGCGGTATTTTTTCCTGTCTGGAAAAGCtttgattattatatttggGGTCTTAGATTTAAGCCAGCAGGTGGCGCCAGGCTCTTCTCCCCAAGAGAATCAAAGCCTTTCTtcctatcacacacacaaaactgaCTATTATGTGTAAATATGTGTATTTCTGCAGAATGATGGTGTTTCTGATAAGGAAGCAAATGTTAAACGGAGGAAGACAACGTTAAAGAAAGGTAATGCTAATATTTCTTGCCTTATACCTTCAGTAATGCAAATATCTGAAggtataacattttttttagaccAAAACCAAATGGACCAGCTTTTATCGGTGTCCCTCCGGGAAGAGGAGCTGAATCATTCCCTGCAAGATTTGGACAAGTCACTAGTTCTGGCCCGGAATGCCTTACAATTGGCCTACACGGAAGTGCAAAGACTTGTGTTATTGAGGCAGCAGGTACCGCTTCAATGCTTAATTTTTGTCTTTTCCTCAAATTTGGTTGATTTTGTCCCTTGCTGCTTTATTAGTGCACTGCCGAGGTGGACAGTCTGAGAGCCAGACGTATTGAAATTCTACAGGGGCTGCAAGGTACCATACTTGGGCCTACTTGCCATACCATAACTACTTGCAAATGTCTTCAATTTAATTTTGTGATCCCTTCCAGAAGTGTATTCTGCAAGCTCTAATGTGGTGCAGGTTGGCACCGCATCATCAGGATCCACTGAGAGGTCATCTACTACCGCCTTTGCTCCTCCCACCAACCTCTATCAAACGCCCGGTCCGGCATCCTCCATCAGCCAGCCCCCAGCCGCCTCCCTCCCGACGCCAACCATTACGGTTAAGCAAGAAGTCATAAGCCGGCCAGCTTCTCTACAGCTGCATGTCCAGATGAACGGCGAGGAGGCACCAGAGACCTACCCTTCGCTGCTACCATCTCTGCTGCAACCGACGACTCCTATTGTGGCTCTTCCGACTGTGACCCCTCTCCTTGAGGCCCCTCATGCTCGGACTCCTCCCACAGTGGCTGTCAGTCATTTGGATCCAGTCAAGATGGAGCGTTCGTCAGAAAAGCAACTTATCCAAATAGATTCCGATGATGAACATGAAGAACATTTTTTCACCGAACCAATGAAAGTAAATAAGAGTGTAGGAATTGGTTCTTTACCATCTAATGCAGCAGGGTTGGGTGACAAAGGGGATGATAGCGATGATTTAGTGGAGGTAATGGAGACATCCAAAACGGTGGTCATTGACATTGATGAATCCGAGAATGAGGAACCACCTGATAGTGGACCTTCAAAGGGACCAGGTCCACAAGAGGCACCTCAAAAGGGTGTCAGTGTGGAGTGCAGTTCTTCAAGCACACAGACTTATCACCAACTCAATCGAATTAAGAGGTGACcttgctttttctttgctgATTAGGAATAAGTCGGTCCATCACTAAGTGTGTTCTCTTTATTATCACACAGGCAAACTGAAAGTCCTGTGTCTGTAGCTGAAACCAGTATTCCTCCAGGTGGGTGCCATGTTTATTGTCACTATTTTATTGTCAGCCAATCGGTATGATACCACTGCAGTTGGTACCCACACTAAAAGGTGCCAAAAAGTGAGTTTATTTGCCAAAACGTGCTTGTAAGCTTGTAATTCTTTTATCAGTGGTTGTTGCGGTTtcggagaaggaggaggaggagccatcTTTGGGGGCATTTTCTAATCACACAGCCTCCGTTCACGACCTTCACGTTCACAAGGGACTCTTGTACACGTGCTCTGCAGACAACACGGCGCGGGCTTACAGTCTGGCGGTATAATAGACACGGCGTGGATGCTACTACTTTAATCCATGCATGATCTTCATGAAGATCACGCTTGCGttgtttcatttttcctcaACCACAGAACAGGGAATGCCAAGCAGTGTTTGAGGGTCACACAAGCAAAGTCAACAGTTTGCTGGTCTCTTCCTATCTCAACATGCCGGCACGACTGTACACCGGGTCCAGTGATCAGACCATTCGCTGCTACAGTTTAAAGGTACAAAACaattcctaatataatttgtctTTGATCATCATTaatgtttttgctttgctactagTCTAAAAAATGTCTGGAAACTATCACTCTACCTGACCGAGTGCTGTGCTTGCAAACTGCCTGGAACATTCTGTTTGCTGGCCTTGCTAATGGATCAGTTGCCAGCTTTGATTTAAAGGTACTGTCATACCCACCTTCACGTTACTCATTTGGctatttgcattattattatgctggTTGTTATTAATAATCAAACTCCCTGGATTTAGACTCTGAAACCACTGAATGTGTTCGAGTGCCACGGCCCCCGTGGGGTCAGCTGCCTGGGCACGGCACAGGAGGGTGCTCGCCGAGTGCTGCTGGTGGGTTCCTACGACAGCACCATCAGCGTACGGGACGCTAAGAGCGGTTTGCTGCTGCGCTCACTGGAAGGTCACACCAAGACGGTTCTCTGTATGAAGGTGAGGAGACAGATGCTGCAAAATACTtcaaagcaggggtctcaaactcaatttacctgcgggccactggagctagggtctgtgcaaggctgggccgcatcaggttttcaaaaaaaaccaaaaaaaaacgcatttattaaaaacagaaaaatatacaaactttttcagtgctttggttccaattttctacaataaaagctctgataaaacattccactgttctcaaatatcttaatttttatttttctgcacaaaataagatgaaaaataaataaaataaataaataataaacaaacaaatcaagaataaagaaaatcaatcaatcagtaaaaaataaatataataataataaaaaggcaaataaaaacttaagaaaccacatatagttggtgggtagacaaataatttttttcagattgaaatgaacaaagcattattagagccctgtagacatgacaaaacacgactatagtcacatttatactttttttatttacaacatattgcgcaactgcagggtcttgagacacatgctaactcgcaaactagagagctagcgacctaaacggtagccttcaagttatttcctaaatagccaaaaacttaccacttccacccggatagggaggataactattaacagttatttaacctttaatatgaacattaatcaaacgtaatatttttttctgggtacatgataccatacagcatccatatcaaacttgcgcgggccgcactaacattaaactttcacatcaaggcgggggcctcaaactagtgtcctgcgggccacatttggcttgcgggccgcatgtttgagacccctgctttaaaggatGGAATCTGCAAGCACatcaaaatgttatgttttgaGCATATTTTAGTAACTTTTGGGTTCCACAGAGTAATAATATTTCTAATTTGCATCTTTAATATTACTTGGCCTCTGCCAGGTGGTGAACGATCTGGTGTTCAGCGGCTCCAGCGACACGTCTGTTCATGCACACAACATCCATGTAAGTGTCAAAGCTGGTCCTGccattgtattattgttattgcatCGTGCCACATACATTTTCATGCCATTATTTATCACCTCTATGGTGTAGACGGGCGAGTTGATACGGATCTACAAGGGTCACGGTCACGCTGTCACATCCATTGTCATCCTGGGGAAAGTGATGGTGACCGCCTGTCTGGACAAGCTGGTTCGAGTATATGAGCTCCAGGTAGTAGAGCCTTCTTGTCGATGAAATAgttgtttttatatgtataaagtcatcttgctgttttttttctccccctcagTCCCATGACCGCTTGCAGGTGTACGGTGGTCACAGTGACATGGTGATGTGCATGGCTGTCCATAAGAGTGTGGTAAGGGGACACCGAAAATGGCTGACTTTCTTCCCGAGTCACCATCATGTTGTTTTATACTCTATATATATGCTGCTGTCAAAACAGATCTACACAGGCTGTCATGATGGAAGCATCCAAGCTGCCAAACTCAACCTGATGAAGAACTACCGCTGCTGGGTGAGAACATCTTTTCATgttggtcatggtaatggtaatggttttatttcatttgaacatgcatcagattacaattgagtgcatcccataatcagttcacagttccaaatgtccaaaaggagtaggaagaagcaaagcttattaaatcctacccctccatctggcacttttacaatcagtaactgttacatttgttcacttcctgctttccataatacagtttaaggttgttggttttttttaataatgcacctatatgagcatacaatgacataatgggtaccatagtaagtgtcaatatagtgatatatatagcacatcatgactggttcaagactcttcatccttgtatttagcaaacatcaactgcttgtattgtttcttgaattcactcatcgttgtgcattgtttgaggtccttactcaatccattccatagtttgattccacatactgaaatgctatggctttttaacgtagtcctagcatataagtgtttcaaatgtagttcttccctgagatcatatttctcctctcttgtagagaagtattggatgacatttttaggttattggtggtttttagccttatgcattattttagctgtttggaaattaactatatcagcaagtttaagtatttgcgattttagaaataaggagttagtactTCTACATGTTTTTCTAGAAGTTAAAAGGACGTATGTTTTTACCTTGATTTTTACCTAAAATCACAAGAAAGTACAACCTGATCTAGTGCATTTCCTCACACAGTATAGGATTTCATAGAATATTATTGTTGACATTCATTTGTACAAATGAATGCCTCATTTGTAATGAATACCTCACCTTTTTAATAAGAGCCTAGTGCTCTCTGTGGTTGAGTAACTTGGAAACTAACTTCTTTAGCAAAGGAAGTGGCACTTGAAAGTGTCCATCTAGTGGTGACAACAACATACAGGCCCGCTATAggacaaaactaaataaagattTCATCAAATTTCTcgcatttgtgttttttggcaGTGGCAAAATTGCTCTCTGATTTTCGGCATGGCAGAACATATCGTCCAACACCTTGTAGGAGACCACACCAACCCCACTCTGGAGACAGTCAAATGTCGCTGGAAGGGCTGCAATGCTTTTTTCTCCACACAGCAGGAGGTCAAGCAGGTAATACATCGACCATCAGGTAATGTCTCTACTCatattatcatgtatttatttacctgTATTTCTTGATTTCTCTAGGATCTTCCTAAGCACATGCAGACACATGTGAATACGGAGAGCAAGATGTGAGTGAGGACTAACTGATGCagcattttcttctcatttttcAATCCCATGATTTTGAACTCCCCTCCTCATAACAAACACATGTTGAAATCAGTTTCGTTCCGTGTCGGGCAAAAGGGCGAAATTGCTCTTAATAATGTCGACCGATTTATGTATTGAGTACATAAGTAGTGCATATTAGTGTGCAATTTACATGTACATAAACAACAGCTTGTCTTTTTAGGAATAAAAGATACAAAGAAAAAGCTGGAAcatcacagattttttttatttttaattccttTTGTCATATATCACCTGAATTAAATCAATAACATAACAGCTCCTAATCGTGACATCCACTTCCTTTTAAGACTTGATGTGGAGATGATTAAGAATACATGGTCAGCTGAAGCCACTAAAAGAGAACAATAGAAACATCACCCAACAGTATTTGCTCttcataaacaaacacacgcaaacacaggAAAAAGTACCGTCTGTTCTCACACATGGAATGAGAGTTTAAAAAAGCATTGGTCTAACCTCCAGCACATTGAGCTTGATCAATCCATCTCCGTCCTTGTCAAAAGCATGAAAAGCCCCTGCAGGAAACACTACATTACACTAAGTACAGTTGCAACATATTCATATGTGTACAATAACATGCAGTATACTTACTGAACATTCCCTCCAGTCTGACAAAACAGCAGATGTAACTATCAAAGTCGATGTTGAGGTGTTGGTTGGCGTAGCGCATGGCGATAATGTCATACAACTGTTTGTTCAGGTGGAAGCCTTAAACAGGAAGAAGTGTAACTCTGCATATCATAAGTAGATACTTTGGATGCAAATATGTCCTCTCGTGGCTGTGTGCATTATAGGAGTCAATGCATAGACTAGGAAGCCGTGGTCATATTGTATGTGCACGTTATTATGAATTTGGCAccaaattgaacatttttttttgtcacctgCTTCATTAACAGCATTTCGCATTTCAAAACTACTGATGGCTTCGCTTTGGTCTTTGTCGTAATGTTTGAAGATCACCTGCAAACAGTCAATGGAAATGACAAGCCATGGATAATGgacaaatgcaataaaaaaatagcataaaattaatttaatgagAAATACCTGCCACTGCTTGATCTTTTTCCACAGGTGTTTGAATTCCTGAAGATTTAGTTTTCCTGTTCCATCTGTCTGAAATTTGGCTCAGTTATGGAAGAAACTTATGGCATTTGTGGTGGTCCACAAATTTGGATCATCTTCCAGTATATTTCTACATGAAAGCCAGTAGGTGGCGCAGTACAAGGATACATCCATCAGTGCAATCATACTGCGACACGTCTCCAGGCTGAAACCTTCAGTTTTCTTATCGTCCACTGATTGGGAGAAGCACAGCTCCAGTGAGGGGGGGTCACATGACATCGGATGATATGTATTTGACTCACATTTTGACAGCACGTTCTTCATGATGGTCTGGAGCTCGTTGGCACAGATCTGCATGTCCTGATAGGATGGATGATCATTTCACAGGATGAATCCAAAGTGAACGTCCTTGTCGTTGACTCACCTCACCAGCGATTTGTTTGTAGATGACCCAGaactgtttttcttcttcagttTCCTCCTCGGGCTCTAGGAGTTTTTTCTGGACACAAAATATAACATTCTGTATATTTTCACCATATTGGATCTACCGACCTTACCTACCTGCTGGACCTGGTAGTTGATCTGCTTATGATATATGCCGAACTAACTACCATATTGCCTTagaatgagattttttttgtgctaactttcagacacttttttttctgtgagtaacaagaagaaaagctctgattcacTTGGGGAGAAGTAGTTTGGCGCTACCTGTTGGTTTATAAGCCAACATGTCTTTTCTcagattgtgattttttttagggTAAAAAAACAATTCCTCTCTTATATTCGCGTTGATGGTGGATACA
Protein-coding regions in this window:
- the LOC131107091 gene encoding zinc finger protein 106-like isoform X2; the protein is MHNILHHKQLELVLGNVDCHDCLVCKVYSMDLDQFTKHIATSQHETNLKSLMKKNMKAVSLSATLPQEAYNRILEWSKSLKKEEKKIVKKKRKKNKQMAGQKRATMPQGANGQPQAMQTLASTDRFKQGNQMQQGNHTSVFQNKENKLHQRVDTTSNRSKNSQSGGANIPVVGKYHNRPYQTEDTNDYTSDQLPHLGSIIFSQYEHSGSSQPQQSAPESNMSMANPLSIQDMDVSSMLKEIRRALGVREPCRADREARKQNAAESGTRTSEPCSSTLNKGIKTSHGDTGDPVRRETSQLLSSTSTVESNRESRGKVRIAHKGAGEIPVKTIPMLSALSGPKSKPSWRQKYSEMNKNKQKDKEGLPRFGIELLNPEHNQSTNIADDLPLSEGFHWESVSSPCMPLPPAIPAPLSPRQDTPESAPNADTQLESSIQALTVKVERKEENSDANKRKRQQPHNDGVSDKEANVKRRKTTLKKDQNQMDQLLSVSLREEELNHSLQDLDKSLVLARNALQLAYTEVQRLVLLRQQCTAEVDSLRARRIEILQGLQEVYSASSNVVQVGTASSGSTERSSTTAFAPPTNLYQTPGPASSISQPPAASLPTPTITVKQEVISRPASLQLHVQMNGEEAPETYPSLLPSLLQPTTPIVALPTVTPLLEAPHARTPPTVAVSHLDPVKMERSSEKQLIQIDSDDEHEEHFFTEPMKVNKSVGIGSLPSNAAGLGDKGDDSDDLVEVMETSKTVVIDIDESENEEPPDSGPSKGPGPQEAPQKGVSVECSSSSTQTYHQLNRIKRQTESPVSVAETSIPPVVVAVSEKEEEEPSLGAFSNHTASVHDLHVHKGLLYTCSADNTARAYSLANRECQAVFEGHTSKVNSLLVSSYLNMPARLYTGSSDQTIRCYSLKSKKCLETITLPDRVLCLQTAWNILFAGLANGSVASFDLKTLKPLNVFECHGPRGVSCLGTAQEGARRVLLVGSYDSTISVRDAKSGLLLRSLEGHTKTVLCMKVVNDLVFSGSSDTSVHAHNIHTGELIRIYKGHGHAVTSIVILGKVMVTACLDKLVRVYELQSHDRLQVYGGHSDMVMCMAVHKSVIYTGCHDGSIQAAKLNLMKNYRCWWQNCSLIFGMAEHIVQHLVGDHTNPTLETVKCRWKGCNAFFSTQQEVKQDLPKHMQTHVNTESKM
- the LOC131107091 gene encoding zinc finger protein 106-like isoform X1; the protein is MATVQPPHAGDKPLFSNKHKPQKTYYRKLKRHFCILCRNSYMKNRSHEHMHNILHHKQLELVLGNVDCHDCLVCKVYSMDLDQFTKHIATSQHETNLKSLMKKNMKAVSLSATLPQEAYNRILEWSKSLKKEEKKIVKKKRKKNKQMAGQKRATMPQGANGQPQAMQTLASTDRFKQGNQMQQGNHTSVFQNKENKLHQRVDTTSNRSKNSQSGGANIPVVGKYHNRPYQTEDTNDYTSDQLPHLGSIIFSQYEHSGSSQPQQSAPESNMSMANPLSIQDMDVSSMLKEIRRALGVREPCRADREARKQNAAESGTRTSEPCSSTLNKGIKTSHGDTGDPVRRETSQLLSSTSTVESNRESRGKVRIAHKGAGEIPVKTIPMLSALSGPKSKPSWRQKYSEMNKNKQKDKEGLPRFGIELLNPEHNQSTNIADDLPLSEGFHWESVSSPCMPLPPAIPAPLSPRQDTPESAPNADTQLESSIQALTVKVERKEENSDANKRKRQQPHNDGVSDKEANVKRRKTTLKKDQNQMDQLLSVSLREEELNHSLQDLDKSLVLARNALQLAYTEVQRLVLLRQQCTAEVDSLRARRIEILQGLQEVYSASSNVVQVGTASSGSTERSSTTAFAPPTNLYQTPGPASSISQPPAASLPTPTITVKQEVISRPASLQLHVQMNGEEAPETYPSLLPSLLQPTTPIVALPTVTPLLEAPHARTPPTVAVSHLDPVKMERSSEKQLIQIDSDDEHEEHFFTEPMKVNKSVGIGSLPSNAAGLGDKGDDSDDLVEVMETSKTVVIDIDESENEEPPDSGPSKGPGPQEAPQKGVSVECSSSSTQTYHQLNRIKRQTESPVSVAETSIPPVVVAVSEKEEEEPSLGAFSNHTASVHDLHVHKGLLYTCSADNTARAYSLANRECQAVFEGHTSKVNSLLVSSYLNMPARLYTGSSDQTIRCYSLKSKKCLETITLPDRVLCLQTAWNILFAGLANGSVASFDLKTLKPLNVFECHGPRGVSCLGTAQEGARRVLLVGSYDSTISVRDAKSGLLLRSLEGHTKTVLCMKVVNDLVFSGSSDTSVHAHNIHTGELIRIYKGHGHAVTSIVILGKVMVTACLDKLVRVYELQSHDRLQVYGGHSDMVMCMAVHKSVIYTGCHDGSIQAAKLNLMKNYRCWWQNCSLIFGMAEHIVQHLVGDHTNPTLETVKCRWKGCNAFFSTQQEVKQDLPKHMQTHVNTESKM
- the LOC131107091 gene encoding zinc finger protein 106-like isoform X3; this encodes MATVQPPHAGDKPLFSNKHKPQKTYYRKLKRHFCILCRNSYMKNRSHEHMHNILHHKQLELVLGNVDCHDCLVCKVYSMDLDQFTKHIATSQHETNLKSLMKKNMKAVSLSATLPQEAYNRILEWSKSLKKEEFGIELLNPEHNQSTNIADDLPLSEGFHWESVSSPCMPLPPAIPAPLSPRQDTPESAPNADTQLESSIQALTVKVERKEENSDANKRKRQQPHNDGVSDKEANVKRRKTTLKKDQNQMDQLLSVSLREEELNHSLQDLDKSLVLARNALQLAYTEVQRLVLLRQQCTAEVDSLRARRIEILQGLQEVYSASSNVVQVGTASSGSTERSSTTAFAPPTNLYQTPGPASSISQPPAASLPTPTITVKQEVISRPASLQLHVQMNGEEAPETYPSLLPSLLQPTTPIVALPTVTPLLEAPHARTPPTVAVSHLDPVKMERSSEKQLIQIDSDDEHEEHFFTEPMKVNKSVGIGSLPSNAAGLGDKGDDSDDLVEVMETSKTVVIDIDESENEEPPDSGPSKGPGPQEAPQKGVSVECSSSSTQTYHQLNRIKRQTESPVSVAETSIPPVVVAVSEKEEEEPSLGAFSNHTASVHDLHVHKGLLYTCSADNTARAYSLANRECQAVFEGHTSKVNSLLVSSYLNMPARLYTGSSDQTIRCYSLKSKKCLETITLPDRVLCLQTAWNILFAGLANGSVASFDLKTLKPLNVFECHGPRGVSCLGTAQEGARRVLLVGSYDSTISVRDAKSGLLLRSLEGHTKTVLCMKVVNDLVFSGSSDTSVHAHNIHTGELIRIYKGHGHAVTSIVILGKVMVTACLDKLVRVYELQSHDRLQVYGGHSDMVMCMAVHKSVIYTGCHDGSIQAAKLNLMKNYRCWWQNCSLIFGMAEHIVQHLVGDHTNPTLETVKCRWKGCNAFFSTQQEVKQDLPKHMQTHVNTESKM